One genomic region from Kineobactrum salinum encodes:
- a CDS encoding DMT family transporter, whose translation MHIPLAYLAVVLIWSTTPLAIVWSGETIHPVLAAWVRMALAALLGWLLLRVLRVPLLWRGTALRGYCYALIGVYGALCLSYIAARQVPSGLISVLFGLSPILSALFAQWLADEPPMPLYRWFACALALAGLASIFVGDVAIRADMLAGVSMLLVAVMLHSYSAVMVKKTASPAHPLAQTVGTLILSQPFFAVTWLLMDGSLPQLHWDSASPWAVLYLALFGSLLGFVSYYHVLHHLNVSTVALVTLITPVFALLLGYGLNDETISPALILGSALILTGLGIFFFGPRLAARWRARAVEKRGIT comes from the coding sequence ATGCACATCCCCCTGGCCTATCTGGCGGTTGTCCTGATCTGGTCGACCACCCCGCTCGCCATCGTCTGGAGCGGCGAAACCATACACCCGGTGCTGGCCGCCTGGGTGCGCATGGCGCTGGCCGCATTGCTGGGCTGGTTGCTGCTGCGGGTGCTGCGAGTGCCGCTGCTGTGGCGCGGAACAGCCCTGCGCGGCTATTGCTACGCGCTGATCGGGGTCTATGGCGCCCTCTGCCTGAGTTACATCGCCGCCAGGCAGGTGCCGTCGGGGCTGATCTCCGTGCTGTTCGGGCTGTCGCCCATCCTGTCGGCACTGTTTGCCCAATGGCTCGCTGATGAACCGCCCATGCCGCTCTATCGCTGGTTTGCCTGTGCGCTCGCGCTGGCCGGCCTGGCCAGCATTTTCGTCGGCGACGTGGCCATCAGGGCGGATATGCTGGCCGGGGTGTCGATGCTGCTGGTCGCCGTCATGCTGCACAGCTACAGTGCGGTGATGGTGAAGAAGACGGCCTCGCCAGCCCACCCGCTGGCCCAAACGGTGGGCACGCTGATCCTGAGCCAGCCCTTCTTTGCGGTGACCTGGCTGCTAATGGATGGCAGTCTGCCCCAGTTGCACTGGGATTCGGCCTCCCCCTGGGCCGTGCTCTACCTGGCCCTGTTCGGCTCACTGCTGGGCTTCGTCAGTTACTATCATGTGTTGCATCACCTCAACGTCAGCACGGTGGCACTGGTCACGCTGATTACGCCCGTGTTCGCCCTGCTGCTCGGATACGGGCTGAATGACGAGACAATCTCACCGGCGTTGATCCTTGGCAGTGCGCTGATCCTTACAGGGCTGGGGATATTCTTTTTTGGCCCCAGACTGGCTGCGCGATGGAGAGCCCGCGCGGTCGAAAAGCGTGGGATTACATGA
- a CDS encoding GMC oxidoreductase, which yields MIIDLADEAAAPGDQVANVCVVGAGPAGISLALELARARPDWHILLVEAGGPDNASDREKDIYRVTPVGKSYSVLEISRRRKLGGTSAHWGGWSKPLDATDFESNPGWDVPAWPFGPEELAPWVPRALAWTDIEGDFFSVDPLRQRHEEKLLSLGAQSRLGEHLFRFSPPTRFGDRYRDDLAAQENLSCLLHANLYQLSRKGDRITGARVRSLDGASVHITADRFVLALGGMETTRYLLNLRGDEAADGDGIHSPHLGRYFADHYGLRPGVVLAREGLRYHRFGDDSGPVMPVLTFSASDIRQHGHHNCCMMLHARSEDDSLLASYGGSAALGFAGGGDYWHYRVQMIIEPRPNPASTLTLTEERCELGLRRMQLAWQPHPADFDSAYALFSTLGEELGRTGLGRSRLAKPDSAEVRQNVSGACHHLGTTRMAARSEDGVVDPDLKVYGTANLYVASSSVFPRYGYANPTLTIIALAARLARHLAGNGAGAAT from the coding sequence GTGATTATCGATTTGGCAGATGAAGCGGCCGCGCCGGGGGATCAGGTCGCAAATGTCTGTGTGGTGGGCGCCGGTCCCGCTGGTATCAGTTTGGCGCTGGAGCTGGCGCGCGCCCGTCCCGACTGGCATATCCTGCTGGTGGAGGCGGGCGGTCCGGACAATGCCAGCGATCGTGAGAAGGACATCTACCGGGTGACCCCGGTGGGAAAGAGCTATTCAGTGCTGGAGATTTCGCGGCGCCGCAAGCTGGGCGGGACCTCGGCTCACTGGGGCGGCTGGAGCAAGCCGCTGGACGCCACCGACTTCGAAAGCAACCCTGGCTGGGATGTGCCGGCCTGGCCGTTCGGCCCGGAAGAACTGGCGCCCTGGGTGCCGCGGGCGCTGGCCTGGACTGATATCGAAGGGGATTTCTTCAGCGTTGATCCGCTGCGCCAGCGGCACGAAGAGAAACTGCTGTCACTGGGCGCGCAGTCACGGCTGGGTGAGCATCTGTTCCGGTTCAGTCCGCCGACCCGGTTCGGTGACCGCTATCGTGATGACCTCGCCGCCCAGGAGAATCTGAGCTGCCTGTTGCACGCCAATCTCTACCAGTTGTCGCGCAAGGGCGACCGGATTACCGGCGCCCGGGTTCGTTCGCTGGATGGCGCTTCCGTTCACATTACCGCCGACCGCTTTGTGCTGGCCCTGGGCGGCATGGAGACGACCCGCTATTTACTCAACCTGCGCGGGGACGAAGCCGCTGACGGGGACGGTATCCATTCCCCGCACCTGGGACGCTACTTCGCCGACCACTACGGCTTGCGGCCGGGCGTAGTGCTGGCCCGGGAAGGTCTCCGGTACCACCGTTTTGGCGATGACTCCGGCCCTGTGATGCCGGTGTTGACGTTCTCGGCAAGCGATATTCGCCAACACGGCCACCACAACTGCTGCATGATGCTGCATGCCCGCAGCGAGGACGATTCACTGCTGGCGTCCTACGGCGGGTCCGCGGCGCTGGGCTTTGCCGGGGGCGGGGACTACTGGCACTACCGGGTGCAGATGATCATTGAACCGCGCCCCAATCCGGCCAGTACCCTGACCCTGACCGAGGAGCGCTGTGAACTGGGGCTGCGCCGGATGCAACTGGCGTGGCAGCCCCATCCCGCGGATTTTGACTCGGCCTACGCACTGTTCAGCACTCTGGGAGAGGAACTCGGTCGCACGGGCCTGGGGCGCTCCCGGCTGGCCAAACCGGATTCGGCGGAGGTGCGCCAGAATGTCTCCGGCGCCTGCCATCACCTGGGTACTACCCGTATGGCCGCCCGCAGCGAAGATGGCGTGGTCGACCCCGACCTGAAGGTCTACGGTACTGCCAATCTGTATGTGGCCAGCTCCTCTGTCTTTCCACGCTACGGCTACGCCAACCCGACCCTGACCATCATCGCGCTGGCGGCGCGGCTGGCACGGCACCTGGCGGGTAATGGGGCGGGAGCAGCAACATGA
- a CDS encoding twin-arginine translocation signal domain-containing protein, producing MITRRDFVVAGLAAGGTAAVIQLLYLPGDADGSSATSSLAEQQLNIVSGLGVRMDELLQSLEGADRLGESWIGSLAAAPSLRELGTIVDGRIDLQAPDLGAATAQRVRQDFVDNQLCELDGWQLSLLECQLAGLRHLAIAADPANLPLMRAREQAALQESLTEGEIAPLANWGPRKTVQGQKFNEQADGHSGLWFQFDNAPNRARIMIDGELARTRVSSKVVTSGLFGEMQDRILATPGEYEIALVDPIKKIKQPVGMLVVEPDPALATDGQASGTGFCEISKWGPRQTTVGVAPNVQPDGSMGLWVHTDCLPEGTELLFVDDVLGFTRTSFGLTARIPLALLESPGDKPVYLHNPRTGNRQLIGKFRVQE from the coding sequence ATGATTACACGGCGCGATTTCGTGGTCGCCGGCTTGGCGGCGGGCGGTACTGCAGCGGTGATACAACTGCTGTATCTGCCGGGAGATGCCGATGGTTCGTCGGCCACATCATCACTGGCGGAGCAACAGCTGAATATCGTCTCGGGTCTGGGGGTGCGCATGGACGAGCTGCTGCAGTCCCTGGAAGGCGCCGATAGACTTGGCGAGTCCTGGATAGGTTCGCTGGCGGCTGCCCCATCATTGCGGGAGCTCGGTACCATCGTCGACGGACGAATCGATCTGCAGGCGCCGGATCTGGGTGCTGCAACCGCGCAGCGCGTGCGACAGGACTTCGTCGATAATCAGCTGTGCGAACTGGACGGCTGGCAGCTCAGCCTGCTCGAATGCCAGCTGGCGGGATTGCGCCACCTGGCCATTGCAGCGGATCCCGCCAACCTGCCGCTGATGCGCGCCCGTGAGCAAGCAGCCCTGCAGGAGAGCCTTACCGAAGGTGAGATTGCACCGCTGGCCAACTGGGGCCCGCGCAAGACCGTGCAGGGGCAGAAATTCAATGAGCAGGCGGACGGCCACAGCGGCCTCTGGTTCCAGTTTGACAACGCCCCCAATCGCGCCCGGATCATGATCGATGGCGAACTGGCGCGCACCCGTGTGTCCTCCAAGGTGGTGACCTCGGGGCTGTTTGGCGAGATGCAGGATCGCATCCTGGCCACGCCGGGCGAATACGAGATTGCGCTGGTGGACCCGATCAAGAAGATCAAGCAGCCGGTTGGGATGCTGGTGGTGGAGCCCGATCCGGCACTGGCCACGGACGGGCAGGCGTCGGGTACCGGGTTCTGCGAAATCAGCAAATGGGGGCCCCGGCAGACCACAGTCGGTGTGGCGCCCAACGTCCAGCCGGACGGCTCCATGGGCTTGTGGGTACACACTGATTGCCTGCCGGAAGGGACCGAACTGCTGTTTGTCGACGACGTTCTGGGCTTTACGCGGACCTCTTTCGGCCTGACGGCCAGAATACCCCTGGCGCTGCTGGAGAGTCCGGGGGATAAACCTGTCTACCTCCACAATCCGCGTACCGGCAACCGGCAACTGATCGGCAAATTCCGGGTGCAGGAGTAG
- a CDS encoding alpha/beta hydrolase: MKLFSLAAVVALGYVGVTLMYALLQRSLVYYPQAQAEDAAVAAVRRAGGEPWLDEEGRWLGWWQGDAGARHRVLVLHGNAGHALSRRYWVDLFQSFHASGPWRVHVLEYPGYGPRPGVPTEASLRDAALQALDHLQAEDSAPVLLLGESLGSGVAAHLVAQRRDAVAGLLLVTPFSSLVAAARHHLPLLPVSLLMLDRFDTRGLLADYEGPLVVVTGSEDRVVPEKLALPLVQDHRGPLLHWSQPGADHNAIDLNPRAGGWQDIDQFLRRHISD; this comes from the coding sequence GTGAAACTGTTCAGTCTGGCTGCCGTAGTTGCCCTGGGCTATGTCGGGGTGACTCTGATGTACGCTCTGCTCCAGCGGTCGCTGGTGTACTACCCGCAAGCACAGGCAGAAGATGCTGCGGTGGCGGCGGTCAGGCGCGCGGGCGGCGAGCCCTGGCTGGATGAAGAGGGCCGCTGGCTGGGTTGGTGGCAGGGCGATGCCGGGGCCCGGCACCGCGTTCTGGTCCTGCATGGCAATGCCGGACACGCGCTGTCCCGACGCTACTGGGTCGATCTGTTCCAAAGCTTTCACGCCTCGGGTCCGTGGCGAGTGCATGTGCTGGAATACCCCGGCTACGGGCCCCGCCCGGGCGTGCCTACTGAAGCCAGCTTACGCGACGCGGCCCTGCAGGCGCTGGACCACTTACAGGCGGAGGATAGCGCGCCGGTCCTGTTGTTGGGGGAATCACTGGGCAGCGGGGTTGCCGCCCATCTGGTGGCGCAGCGCCGTGACGCAGTAGCGGGTCTACTGTTGGTCACCCCGTTCTCATCGCTGGTCGCAGCTGCTCGCCATCATTTGCCACTGCTCCCCGTATCCCTGCTGATGCTTGATCGCTTCGACACCCGCGGGTTGCTGGCCGATTACGAGGGTCCGCTGGTGGTTGTGACCGGCAGTGAAGACCGGGTGGTACCGGAAAAGCTGGCATTGCCGCTGGTGCAGGACCACCGGGGACCGCTGCTGCACTGGAGCCAGCCGGGCGCCGATCACAACGCGATAGACCTCAATCCGCGCGCTGGTGGCTGGCAGGATATCGACCAGTTTTTACGCAGACACATTTCTGATTGA
- the dinB gene encoding DNA polymerase IV, with translation MAAQDPATTRKIIHIDMDAFFASVEQRDHPELRGRPVAVGGSAQRGVVAAASYEARVFGVRSAMASVTAKRRCPQLIFVPPRFDVYREVSQQIRLIFARYSDLVEPLSLDEAYLDVTRDKLGIGSATRIAQLIRSEIREQTGLTASAGVSYNKFLAKVASDQNKPDGIFVVLPQHGAGFVATLAARRFYGVGPKTAQRMARLGIHVGADLRARDREFLQVHFGKSADYLYQACRGEDHRPVRPDRLRKSIGGERTYGEDLCEPAALDAALVQIIDLVWDRVSSRQALGRTVTLKVKYADFQQITRARSVPDPVRGKTEFSALARELMQSILPLEQGVRLLGLTLSGLCEGPGAAPESVVAEPMPVQQVLQFQADTETCAR, from the coding sequence ATGGCAGCACAGGACCCAGCGACTACGCGCAAAATCATCCATATCGATATGGATGCTTTTTTCGCCAGCGTCGAACAGCGCGACCACCCGGAACTGCGGGGCCGGCCGGTGGCAGTGGGTGGCTCCGCCCAACGTGGGGTTGTCGCCGCGGCCAGTTACGAGGCGCGGGTGTTCGGCGTGCGTTCGGCGATGGCTTCGGTGACCGCAAAAAGACGCTGCCCGCAACTGATATTCGTGCCGCCACGGTTCGATGTCTACCGCGAAGTGTCGCAGCAGATCCGGCTGATATTTGCCCGCTACAGCGACCTGGTGGAACCTCTGTCGCTGGATGAGGCCTACCTGGACGTCACCCGGGACAAGCTGGGCATTGGCAGTGCCACCCGGATTGCGCAGCTGATCCGCAGCGAGATCCGGGAGCAAACCGGGCTGACCGCCAGTGCCGGGGTGAGCTACAACAAGTTTCTCGCCAAGGTGGCCTCGGACCAGAACAAGCCCGACGGGATTTTCGTGGTACTGCCGCAGCACGGGGCCGGGTTTGTCGCCACTTTAGCGGCGCGTCGCTTCTATGGCGTGGGTCCCAAGACCGCGCAACGCATGGCCCGTCTGGGAATTCATGTGGGCGCGGATCTGCGGGCCCGGGATCGCGAATTCCTGCAGGTACATTTTGGCAAGTCCGCCGATTACCTGTATCAGGCCTGCCGCGGCGAGGATCACCGTCCGGTGCGGCCAGATCGGTTGCGCAAATCCATCGGCGGCGAACGCACCTACGGCGAAGACCTGTGCGAGCCCGCTGCGCTGGACGCTGCCCTGGTGCAGATCATCGACCTGGTGTGGGACCGGGTTTCGAGCCGGCAGGCCTTGGGGCGCACCGTCACGCTGAAAGTGAAGTATGCGGATTTTCAGCAGATCACCCGGGCCCGCTCGGTTCCGGATCCAGTACGCGGCAAGACTGAATTTTCGGCTCTCGCGCGCGAGCTGATGCAATCGATACTGCCGCTGGAGCAGGGGGTGCGCTTGCTGGGCCTCACGCTGTCGGGCTTGTGCGAAGGGCCGGGGGCCGCGCCAGAGTCCGTTGTGGCAGAACCGATGCCGGTGCAACAGGTACTGCAATTCCAGGCTGACACCGAGACCTGCGCGAGATAA